The window TCAGGTTCCTAAAGATTCGAATGTTGCGAAATATCTACAATTATTTTATGAAGAATATTCCCGTATAGAGGAAGATTACAATCAAGAAAATACCTATAATTCCTTATATTCTATCATTTTTTCAAAATTAGAACGTTTAAAACAGTACCAAACATTTCATTTAAAAAGCTCGGATAAATTAAATACGTTTCTAGCCTTTAAATCGCTTTTAGAAAACCACTATATTCAAAGTAGAAATGCAGATTTTTATGCAGAGAAATTAAACATCACGTATAAACATCTAAACACTATTTGCAAAGACACCCTTGCTATTACTGCGAAACAATTTATTGATGAATTTATAATTCTTGAAGCAAAAAGATTGCTAATAAATTCGGAAATAAAAAGTACAGAATTAGCCTATTCTTTAGGTTTTGAAGAACCTACAAATTTTGTAAAATACTTCAAGAAGCATACCGGATTTACCCCAAATCAATTCAAAAAACAGTACTAATAAGTATATTGTTTCTTTATAGAATAGCTATTGTGGTTCGATATTTACCTTTTTTACTCTTATATTCATCGGTAGTTAAGCTTATGTTTTTCTGAAATTTGTTTTAAAATATAAGATTAATGTCAGATATAAAAACTTGCCCAACTTGTGGCGCAAAAGCAAAGTATAAAGTTAAAGATGCTGTTGAAACTTTTGAGGCTGTGCAAGACGAAGAAGTCTTGAAAAAAGTGGGGCAGCTTAAAAAAGCAATGCAAAAGTTTAAAGAAAAAGCGGAAGCGCTAGAAAAAGAATTAACGGAATTAAAATCAAAATAACGCAACTTATGGATATTCAAAAAAACAAAGAGAATGCTATTGCTTTCTATAAAATGGCCTATGAAGGAAATCCTACTAAAGCAGTAACGCTTTATGTTGGTGATGCTTATAAGCAACATAATCCTATGGTTGCAGATGGTCCGCAAGCATTTATTGATTATTTTAATCGCATGCAAAAAGAATACCCTGTAAAGTCTATGGATTTTGTAAGAAGTGTTGCTGAAGGGGATTTAGTAGCTTTACATACGCATCAAATTTGGCCAGATAATGACGAGTACGTTACTATGGATTTTTTTAGATTTGATACCAACGGAAAAATTGTAGAACATTGGGACAGCATTCAACAAATACCAGATACTTCTAATAATAATAATACCATGTATTAAGTCATATTATGAACGTAATTAAAAAGAATTTTGGTTGGGTAATCGTTACCATACTAGCCAGTTTACCATTACTAGTTATCTTCAAAATGATAAACATCGATTTTTCAAATGGTTTATCGTTTTCCTTTGCCGAAAATGCTGTTGGAGAAGGACGTACAACTGTTGAAATGTTATATCATGTTTCTGGGGAATTTGCCATTCGTTGGATGACTGCTGTATTAACCTGTACACCGTTTTTTATCCTTTTCGGAATTTCAAATCTTTTTGTACGACAAGCTATGGGAATAGCAACAGCAGTTTGGAGTTTACTTCATTTTATCATTTTTATTGCTGCGGAAGGTTTTTTAGAAACCTTTACTCAAGTCAATTATATTGCAGGCTTTATTGCTGTTTTAATATTGATTCCATTGCTGTTTACATCCAATAGAAAAGCAATGAAACGACTTAAAAAGAATTGGAAAAAGCTACAAAGCTTTTCCTATGCTGCCATTTTATTAAGTTTAATTCATGTGGCTATTTTAGATAAAACATGGATTATTTATGCGGTCATTGTTGGTTTGGGTTTTATTCTTAGAATTCCTTTGGTCAAAAATAAAATTATTAAATTTAGAAAAAATAGAAGAATAGCAAAGGCTTAATTATAATGAATATTAGCAAAATATATAAAGAGGTTAGAAATGCAACCATAGATTTTTGTAGTCATTTAGAAATAGAAGATTATTCCATTCAAGTCGTACAATTTGCCAGTCCTGCAAAATGGCACTTAGCACATACAACATGGTTTTTTGAAACTTTTATTCTCAAAAACTATGTACAAGATTATGTGGCGTTTAATGCTAATTTCAACTTTCTATTTAATAGTTATTACAACAATGTAGGAAGTAGAATATTGCAAACCAATAGAGGTAATATGTCGCGTCCCAGTACCGATGAAATCTTTGCATATAGAGCGTATGTCGATACTGAAATGCAAGATTTCTTAAAGGATGTTTCCGATAAAAATTTACTAGATTTAGTAACACTTGGTTTAAACCATGAGCAACAACATCAAGAATTATTAATTACGGATGTAAAATATATGCTTGGTCATAATCCTATTTTTCCGTTGTATCATGAAGGTGTTAATCTTATCAAAGATAACAATGCGAATACGGAAAGTATTACCATTAAAGCTGGTTTATATAAAATTGGTCATCAGGGAAATGATTTTTGTTATGATAATGAATTAGGAGTGCATCAAGTATATGTGGATGATTTCGAAATAAATAATCATGTAGTGACCAATGGGGACTATTTAGAATTTATGGAATCTGGAGCCTATTCTGATTTTAATCTTTGGTTAGATGATGGTTGGTCTTGGGTAAATAAAAACCAGATCCATGCACCAATGTATTGGCACAAAATAGAAGGAGAATGGCACAATTATACCTTAGCAGGATTACAAAAAGTAGATAAAAATGCCATATTGAGTCATATTAATTTTTACGAAGCAAATGCTTTTGCCGAATGGAAAGGCATGCGTTTACCAACCGAATTTGAATGGGAAATTGCTTCCCAACAATTGGATTGGGGAAAACGTTGGGAATGGACAAATAGTGCGTATTTACCATATCCAAATTTTGAAAAAGAAAATGGAGCAGTAGGTGAGTACAACGGAAAATTTATGAGTAACAAAATGGTGCTTCGTGGTGCATCTGTTGCTACTTCTAAAAACCACAGCAGAACAACATATCGTAATTTTTTTAACCCAACAGAAAGGTGGCAATTCACCGGAATTAGATTAGTAAAATAGATGATTGAAACATTTAAAAAAGAAGTAAAACTAGGATTAGATAATAACCCCAAAACACTTCCATCCAAATATTTTTATAACAAAATTGGCGATGCTCTTTTTGTTGAAATAATGAATCTTCCAGAATATTATCTAACAAGAAGTGAATTAGATATTTTTCAAAATAGAACCCAAGAATTAATAAGTGGGTTGCAGCTTAAAGCTAATGCGCATTTTGAGTTAATTGAGCTTGGTGCTGGGGATGGTTTAAAAACTAAAAAGCTTCTAAGCGCATTAGATAAACAAGATTTTACGTTTGATTATCTTCCAATTGATATTTCTTCCAACGCATTAAGTTTGCTAAAAAAAGACCTTTCAGAAACATTACCAAACGTATCTGTTAAAACACAACAAGGGGATTATTTTGAAATATTAGCTTCCTTAAAAAACAGTAACAAACCTAAAGTTATTTTGTTTTTAGGTTCTAATATAGGTAATATGAAAGATGCATGGGCAGCAGAATTTATCTATAATTTAGGAGCCAATTTAAAACCAGGAGACAAGCTCTTATTAGGTGTGGACTTAATAAAACCGAAAGAAATTGTTTTACCAGCTTACAACGATAATAAAGGGATTACCGCTAAATTCAACCTTAATTTATTGCATCGAATGAATGAAGAATTAGGTGCCGATTTTAACCTTGAAAATTTTAAACACCAACCGGAATATAATGAAGCCGAAGGTGTTGCTAAAAGTTTTATTGTGAGCATAGTAAAACAAACTGTAAATATAAAATCTATAGGAGTTTCTTATAGTTTTGAAGCGGAAGAAAAAATACACACAGAAATTTCAAGAAAATATAACGATGCGTTAATCGAAAAAATTATTGCAAACACAGACTTTTCTCTAGACACTAAAATACTAGATAGTAAAGGGTATTTTGCCGATTATATCTTGACAAGACACTAAAAATGCCAGAAACAAAACTTGCCGTATTAGGACTTGGAAGTCGCTCAACGTTATTTTATTTGAGCGAATTGAATCGTTTATACAATCAAGCGAAAGGTGGTTACAGCACATGTCCATTTGTACTATTAAATACAGATTTCAATGCTATTAATGTTTTATTGCCAAATCCTTCCGAAGAGTTAGACGCCGTTTTAAAAACCTATATAAGTGAAATAGAAACGTATAATTTACAGCAGATTTTAATTCCAAATATTACCCTTCACGAAACCATAGATAGATTACATATTGCTAAAGACGTATTGCATCCTGTTAATTTAAGTATTAAAAAAATCAAAGCCAACAATTGGAATAAAGTTGTTTTGTTTGGTTCGTTATTTAGTATGCATGCTTCCTATATAAAAAATCAATTATTAGCAAATGGTATTGAAGTCGCCCTACCAACTCAGGAGGATATGGAGTTTATAGATGACGTAAGAAAGCAAATTTATAATGAAACAGAAACTACTGAGTTGATTGAAAAATATCACTCATTAATTAATTCATATTCCACTAATAATCCTGTAATTATTTCTTGCACAGAATTGTCAATTTTAAAACCTAAAGGCAATAATAACGTTCTAGATATGGCAGATGTACAAATTGAAGAAGCCATAAAACATTGTCTAGCTTAGCGCATACATTTACCATTTTTAGGCTAAGATTCATCTTAAGTTTTGTTAGAAAATCAGGCACCTTTGTATTATCAAATTATTAATTGTAAAAACAACTATTATGAAAATAGCAGTAACATCAGCAAGCGGAAAATTAGGAGCTTCCATAGTGAAACATCTAGTTCATTTAATTGGTAAGGAAAACGTTATTGGTATTGCACGTACACCAGAAAAAGCTGTGCATTTAGGTGTTGAAATTAGAAAAGGAGATTACAATAGTAGAGAACAGTTTGATGGCGCTTTAAATGGAGTAGATACTGTATTATTGGTTTCAGGGATGGATACACCAGATAAACGGATTATACAACACAGAAATGTTATTGAAGCAGCAAAGCAAAATGGTGTTCAAAAAATAGTGTATACAAGTATTGTAGGTGCCGAAGAAGGGAATGCTTTTAGTCCAATTGTGCAAACCAACAGACAAACAGAGAAAGATATTCAAAACTCAGGACTAAACTGGGTGATTGGACGAAACGGAATTTACATTGAGCCAGATTTAGAATACATAGACACCTATGTGAAAGAAGGGGAAATAAGAAATTGTGCAGCAGATGGAAAATGTACCTACACAAGCCGTGAGGAATTAGGTTTCGCTTACGCTAAAATGCTAACCGAAGACAAACACAATGCGCAGATTTATAATCTTGTTGGTAATGGCATTACGCAAACACAACTTGTAGAAAAAATTAATAAAGTTTTTAATACCAATCTAGTTTTTAAAAACGAATCTGTTGAAGCTTATAAGGCAGAAAGAACTGAAGCGTTAGGTGATTTCATGGGAACTGTTATTGCAGGTATTTATGAAGGGATTAAAGAAGGTGCAAATGATGTGTCTTCGGATTTTGTAACAGTTACAGGTAGACCACATTTATCTACAATAGAAATGATGAAGAATTTCAAAAACACACAAGAATAATTAGTAATAGTGCTTTTGTAACGAGCGTATCTTAGCTTGTAAATACTAGCTTACAATTGCAAACAGAGGAATAGTAGCATCATAAAAAGGAATAGCTACACCTTTGTAGTTTTTTTGATTAATAGCAAGTAAGGCTATCTATAAGGATAGCTTTTCTTATTTAAAAGGATTCATTTTATTTAAAATTAAGTGTATGAAAGATAATTTTTCAACGGAATCGGATAAGTATGCAAAGTACAGACCTATCTATCCTGAAGCCTTTTTTGATTACCTAAAATCATTAATGGAGAGGAAACAAATCGCTTGGGATTGTGGTACAGGCAATGGACAAGTAGCATATAAACTTGCGCAAAGTTTTGATACGGTAATGGCTTCCGATTTAAGTCAAGCGCAAATAGATAACGCCAGCAAATCCGATAATATTTATTATACCGTACAACGTGCAGAAAAAACAAATTATGCCGATGCAATTTTTGATTTAATCATTGTTTCACAAGCAATTCATTGGTTTGATTTTGATGCTTTCTATAAAGAAGTAAAACGAACTTTGCATCCCAATGGTTTCCTTTGTGTGGTTGGCTATGGTACTATTCAAATGTCTGGCGAAATTGGTAAATTAATTGCTCATTTTTATAGCGATATAATTGGTTCGTATTGGGATGAAGAACGTAAATATTTAGACGAAAACTATCAATCGATTCCATTTCCTTTCCAAGAAATAGAAACGCCTACTTTTATTAATACCTTGTATTGGTCTTTAGAACACCTAATTGGTTATTTAAATACATGGTCTTCCGTGAAACATTTTATAGATCAAAATGCGTATAATCCTGTCGATTCTTTACAATTGCAATTGGAAAAACATTGGAATAGTGAAGACCTTAAAGAAGTAAAATTCCCCATATTACTAAGAATAGGAAGGCTTAAAGAATAGATTTATAGTATGTCTTTTTAATGTTAATTACCTAGATAGTTACTCCCATTTGCATACGATTTGTCCTTCTTGTTAAGCAGGTTTTGTGCAATCCAATAATCCTAAAGGTTGTCTTATTTTATAGATGACCTTTTTTTAATTATTACATTTAGTAAACGTTTACTAATTAATTTACTATATTAGTCTCTAATTACTAATCACGTGTATTTATTTTGAAAAACAAAATCAAGATTACTGCCATTTCCTTATTTAATACCTACGGAATATCTAATGTTTCCATGAAGCAAATTGCGGATACTTTAAACATTAGTCCGGGAAATTTAAGTTATCACTATAAAACAAAAGCAGATCTTTTGGCTACTATTTATAAAGAGATGTATGCCGAAACGCTGGATTATATCCTTCCGGAAAACACGTATATCACCTTATTTCATTTTGAAGAAATGATGCTAAAGTTTGACGATCTACAACAACGATATGCTTTTTTCTTTAATGATATTGTGCACATTATTAAAACCTATCCCAAAATTGCGAAACAGTACGAAGCATCTAACTTAATTCGTTTTAAAGACGCTAGAAAACTAATCGATTATTATATCGAAACAGGAAGAATGCAGCCAGAAAATGAATTTATAGACTATAATAAAACCATTTATACCGTTTGGATGACGAGTACCTTTTGGCAATCACAAAAACTAGCAATACAAACAAAAGACTACACCGTAAATAAATGTCCGTCTATAGAAATGCTTTGGTCTTTATTTCTACCATATTTAACAGCGAAAGGATTAGAAGAATATCAACAATTAAGACAATTTGTAAAACTCCCTAATACATAATATCATGAGAAAAATAGATTCCCTTTTAACAGAGTACGCCGAAAGTCATCAAACAAAGATGAACATTGCTATACATTATGTTTGTGTACCATTAATCTTCTTTAGTTTAATTGGTTTGTTGGCTAGTATTCCTTTTCCTGAAGCAATCACACAAGCGTTGCCAAACGGATTATTACCTTATGCGCATTTTGGAACTGTAGTAATCGTTTTTGGATTGTTCTATTATTTGCGTTTATCTTTTGTACTTTTTATTGGAATGCTATTGTTTTCTGCATTGGTATTGATCGGTATTCAGCAAATAAATCAACTAGATATTGCGCCACTATGGGTAATCATGTTGATTATTTTTGTTGTGGCTTGGATTGGTCAATTCATTGGTCATAATCATGAAGGGAAAAAACCTTCATTCCTAAAAGATCTTCAGTTTTTAATGATTGGTCCAGCTTGGACAATGAGCCATGTATTCGAAGCGCTACATATTAAGTTTTAATAAATAATACTTCCGAAGTATTTCATAAAAACCAATAAAACTCCACTATCTTTGCACAAAATATAAATTATGTCACAATCGTTTTCTAGCTTAGGTATTAACAATACACTGCAAAGTAATTTAGCAGAATTAAACATTACGGAACCTACAGATATTCAACAAAAAGTAATTCCGGTAATATTAACGCAAAAAGAAGATGTTGTTGCAATTGCAAAAACAGGAACAGGGAAAACTGCTGCTTTCGGATTGCCTTTATTACAATTAATAGATGTTAATAAGAGTAATATTCAAGCAGTTATTTTAGCACCAACAAGAGAACTAGGGCAACAAATTTATAACAATTTAGAATCTTTTAATTCAGATGCTTTACAAGTTTCGATTGCAGGATTATTTGGAGGAATTCCAATAAAACCACAAATTGAAAAACTAAAAGAAAACACACATATAATAGTTGCAACGCCTGGTCGTTTAGCCGATTTAATAGAAAGAAACGCATTAAACGTTAAGGAAATTACTTATTTTGTTTTAGATGAAGCAGACGAAATGGTTTCTGCGCATAAAGAAGGTATTGATGCTATAATTAAATCCTTACCAAAAACCAGAAGAACCTTATTGTTTACGGCAACCATGCCTGGAACGATTAAGCAATTGGTGCAAAATAGCCTTTCTAAAAAAGTAGTTACTATTGAAGCAGATATGACAACGGTTGGTCATCAAGGAATTGATCATCAATACGTAGTTGTAGAACCTATTGAAAAACTAAATGTTTTAATGCATTTTCTAAATACTAACGAAGGAAAACGTGGTATCATTTTCTGTAAAACTAAAGCGGCAGTAAATAAATTAGCTAAAAATCTAGCAATTAATAAATTCTCATCAGGAGCCATCCATGGTAGTTTGTCACAAGGAATTCGAGATCGAATTATGGGACAGTTTAGAGAAGGACATATTAATATTTTAGTCGCTACAGATTTAGCTGCTCGTGGTATTGATGTGAAAGATTTAGCCTTTGTGGTAAATTATCATTTACCAGATACCTATGATGCGTATGTGCATAGAAGTGGAAGAACAGCTAGAGCAGGAGCTACCGGATTATCTCTAAGTGTAATTCAAGAAGATGAAGTTGCTGATATTCCAGAATTTGAAAACGAATTAGGGATTACTTTCTCACCATATATAAAAGCGGATGCTAAAAGTATTGAAGAGAATAACGGATTACTTTGGGCTAGAAAAATATTTAAAACGAAAGTAAATAGAGATATTCCTGAAGATTTTAAAGGAAAAATAAAAACCATTTTTCATCATTTAACCAAAGAAGAATTGGTAGATAAAATTTTATCCAATTACATAGCCGAAAACAATACTATTGTGGAAAAACCAGAGGTTACAAAGAAGAAAAAGAGAAAATAGAAAATGGGTAACTATATAAAAGCACAGCAAGATATTTTAGATAAATTAAAAATAGAAGCGCTAAATCCAATGCAGGAAGAAGCCTTATTATCTATTACAAGTACTGCAAATACGGTATTACTTTCTCCAACAGGAACAGGTAAAACGGTTGCCTTTTTGTTACCTACAATAGCAGATTTAAATAAGAATTGTAAAAATATACAGCTATTAATTTTAGTGCCTTCTCGGGAGTTGGCCATTCAAATTGAGCAGGTTATTCGTACCATGGGCTCTGGTTTTAAAGCCAATGCTGTTTATGGAGGAAGACCTTTTAGTAAAGACAAATTAGATTTAGCACATA is drawn from Lacinutrix sp. WUR7 and contains these coding sequences:
- a CDS encoding L-histidine N(alpha)-methyltransferase translates to MIETFKKEVKLGLDNNPKTLPSKYFYNKIGDALFVEIMNLPEYYLTRSELDIFQNRTQELISGLQLKANAHFELIELGAGDGLKTKKLLSALDKQDFTFDYLPIDISSNALSLLKKDLSETLPNVSVKTQQGDYFEILASLKNSNKPKVILFLGSNIGNMKDAWAAEFIYNLGANLKPGDKLLLGVDLIKPKEIVLPAYNDNKGITAKFNLNLLHRMNEELGADFNLENFKHQPEYNEAEGVAKSFIVSIVKQTVNIKSIGVSYSFEAEEKIHTEISRKYNDALIEKIIANTDFSLDTKILDSKGYFADYILTRH
- a CDS encoding DUF962 domain-containing protein, which translates into the protein MRKIDSLLTEYAESHQTKMNIAIHYVCVPLIFFSLIGLLASIPFPEAITQALPNGLLPYAHFGTVVIVFGLFYYLRLSFVLFIGMLLFSALVLIGIQQINQLDIAPLWVIMLIIFVVAWIGQFIGHNHEGKKPSFLKDLQFLMIGPAWTMSHVFEALHIKF
- a CDS encoding SDR family oxidoreductase, yielding MKIAVTSASGKLGASIVKHLVHLIGKENVIGIARTPEKAVHLGVEIRKGDYNSREQFDGALNGVDTVLLVSGMDTPDKRIIQHRNVIEAAKQNGVQKIVYTSIVGAEEGNAFSPIVQTNRQTEKDIQNSGLNWVIGRNGIYIEPDLEYIDTYVKEGEIRNCAADGKCTYTSREELGFAYAKMLTEDKHNAQIYNLVGNGITQTQLVEKINKVFNTNLVFKNESVEAYKAERTEALGDFMGTVIAGIYEGIKEGANDVSSDFVTVTGRPHLSTIEMMKNFKNTQE
- a CDS encoding class I SAM-dependent methyltransferase encodes the protein MKDNFSTESDKYAKYRPIYPEAFFDYLKSLMERKQIAWDCGTGNGQVAYKLAQSFDTVMASDLSQAQIDNASKSDNIYYTVQRAEKTNYADAIFDLIIVSQAIHWFDFDAFYKEVKRTLHPNGFLCVVGYGTIQMSGEIGKLIAHFYSDIIGSYWDEERKYLDENYQSIPFPFQEIETPTFINTLYWSLEHLIGYLNTWSSVKHFIDQNAYNPVDSLQLQLEKHWNSEDLKEVKFPILLRIGRLKE
- a CDS encoding nuclear transport factor 2 family protein — encoded protein: MDIQKNKENAIAFYKMAYEGNPTKAVTLYVGDAYKQHNPMVADGPQAFIDYFNRMQKEYPVKSMDFVRSVAEGDLVALHTHQIWPDNDEYVTMDFFRFDTNGKIVEHWDSIQQIPDTSNNNNTMY
- a CDS encoding ferric reductase-like transmembrane domain-containing protein, with translation MNVIKKNFGWVIVTILASLPLLVIFKMINIDFSNGLSFSFAENAVGEGRTTVEMLYHVSGEFAIRWMTAVLTCTPFFILFGISNLFVRQAMGIATAVWSLLHFIIFIAAEGFLETFTQVNYIAGFIAVLILIPLLFTSNRKAMKRLKKNWKKLQSFSYAAILLSLIHVAILDKTWIIYAVIVGLGFILRIPLVKNKIIKFRKNRRIAKA
- a CDS encoding aspartate/glutamate racemase family protein codes for the protein MPETKLAVLGLGSRSTLFYLSELNRLYNQAKGGYSTCPFVLLNTDFNAINVLLPNPSEELDAVLKTYISEIETYNLQQILIPNITLHETIDRLHIAKDVLHPVNLSIKKIKANNWNKVVLFGSLFSMHASYIKNQLLANGIEVALPTQEDMEFIDDVRKQIYNETETTELIEKYHSLINSYSTNNPVIISCTELSILKPKGNNNVLDMADVQIEEAIKHCLA
- a CDS encoding TetR/AcrR family transcriptional regulator; the protein is MKNKIKITAISLFNTYGISNVSMKQIADTLNISPGNLSYHYKTKADLLATIYKEMYAETLDYILPENTYITLFHFEEMMLKFDDLQQRYAFFFNDIVHIIKTYPKIAKQYEASNLIRFKDARKLIDYYIETGRMQPENEFIDYNKTIYTVWMTSTFWQSQKLAIQTKDYTVNKCPSIEMLWSLFLPYLTAKGLEEYQQLRQFVKLPNT
- the egtB gene encoding ergothioneine biosynthesis protein EgtB translates to MNISKIYKEVRNATIDFCSHLEIEDYSIQVVQFASPAKWHLAHTTWFFETFILKNYVQDYVAFNANFNFLFNSYYNNVGSRILQTNRGNMSRPSTDEIFAYRAYVDTEMQDFLKDVSDKNLLDLVTLGLNHEQQHQELLITDVKYMLGHNPIFPLYHEGVNLIKDNNANTESITIKAGLYKIGHQGNDFCYDNELGVHQVYVDDFEINNHVVTNGDYLEFMESGAYSDFNLWLDDGWSWVNKNQIHAPMYWHKIEGEWHNYTLAGLQKVDKNAILSHINFYEANAFAEWKGMRLPTEFEWEIASQQLDWGKRWEWTNSAYLPYPNFEKENGAVGEYNGKFMSNKMVLRGASVATSKNHSRTTYRNFFNPTERWQFTGIRLVK
- a CDS encoding DEAD/DEAH box helicase; translated protein: MSQSFSSLGINNTLQSNLAELNITEPTDIQQKVIPVILTQKEDVVAIAKTGTGKTAAFGLPLLQLIDVNKSNIQAVILAPTRELGQQIYNNLESFNSDALQVSIAGLFGGIPIKPQIEKLKENTHIIVATPGRLADLIERNALNVKEITYFVLDEADEMVSAHKEGIDAIIKSLPKTRRTLLFTATMPGTIKQLVQNSLSKKVVTIEADMTTVGHQGIDHQYVVVEPIEKLNVLMHFLNTNEGKRGIIFCKTKAAVNKLAKNLAINKFSSGAIHGSLSQGIRDRIMGQFREGHINILVATDLAARGIDVKDLAFVVNYHLPDTYDAYVHRSGRTARAGATGLSLSVIQEDEVADIPEFENELGITFSPYIKADAKSIEENNGLLWARKIFKTKVNRDIPEDFKGKIKTIFHHLTKEELVDKILSNYIAENNTIVEKPEVTKKKKRK
- a CDS encoding AraC family transcriptional regulator gives rise to the protein MQKDIPHIVFNSKKPDNNGIEILTIESLSVRKKDIPHNPEKAHQLAFNMIVFYTEGKSKHLVDFVWHEVKPNTIIHLSKGQINAFQFHEDLKGFIILFTDEYLKKQINNLLKNELVRMFNAHLFSPIIQVPKDSNVAKYLQLFYEEYSRIEEDYNQENTYNSLYSIIFSKLERLKQYQTFHLKSSDKLNTFLAFKSLLENHYIQSRNADFYAEKLNITYKHLNTICKDTLAITAKQFIDEFIILEAKRLLINSEIKSTELAYSLGFEEPTNFVKYFKKHTGFTPNQFKKQY